From Haloplanus sp. GDY1:
GGGAGGCGATACACTTTGCGCTTGCTTAATTTTTGCATTTCAAGAATACCGTCGTCTGCAAGGTTACTTAAATGCGGATATACTGTGCCCGGACTCAGGTCTGTCCCAAACAATCGCCGAATATCTTGTAACAGTTCTTTGCCGCAGGCGCCATCGCGCACAGCGATCAGGAGGAGGAGAATCGCGTCGATGTGTTCGGTAACGATCTCATCACTGATCGTGTGCAGCTGGTCATTGTCAAGCCACCCGTCTATCGTAGCGACCGCGTCATCAGTCAGCGGCGTATCCGTGTACCGTTGCGCCGCTCCCTCATCATGCGGCTGGTCGTCGTGAACTGATGCACCGTTGGAGTCGATCACCGATTCGAGATCGGATACTGTGACCGAGATTGTGGCGTCGGCGTTGATGTCCGCGGTGAGTTCCTCCAGCAGGTCGTCCATTATTAGACCATCTCCGTGAGCGAGATTTCGGGGATCGACTCTGACTGGCTGATACCGATGCCGTGCAAGGGCGTTAACGGGTTTTCGCCATACAGGATGATGGCGTCACCCAATCGTTCCAGCCGGAAGTGCATATCGGCAACCCAATCCGCTCGCGTGCGGAGTTCAGTATCTGGCTTGGTGATGAGCAGTGTCAGGTCGTTGTGGAGAGCGACATAATTCGCAAAGTCACCCAGCCGGGTTTCGAACGCCTCCTGCGCCGTGTCCATGCTGATCACGTGCAACAACGGGGTTTCACTTTCTGCTCGCACCTGTTCAACGTAGGCTATGTATGGCTCGTACGCGAGTTGCTCGCCTTCTATGGGTAACTCAAGGTCGTCATCAATCGGATGCGACTGGTCACCTCCTGTAACTGCATCCATCGAACGTGGTTCATCGGCCTGCTCATCTGTCTCATGTGCCGGCGTCGCTGCATCGTCCGCTGTGGTTGTCGCTGCCATCTCAGCAGCGGACGCATCGGTGTCCAGTTGGTCGTACCGATCTGCATCGTCAGAGGGGCCAGCGTATGTTTCGAACACGTGGCAGTAGGTATTGAAGACCTGTGGAGAGTGCACCGTATTGAGATCGTTGTGGAGTAAGCCGGGGCTGCCCTCCCGGGGTGGGACAACCGCAACGCTCATCTCCTGAGCAAGGAAGTTACGAATTGTCGGGAGCGTCAATACGCTCCACGCGTCACGAGACAGATCGGGTCCGAGGTCGAGATGAACGACGCTGCCGCGGTTGTAGCCACCCGAGAGGATACGGTCAAGATCACGGATGCCAGTCGAGAATTTCGCCTTCGAATTTGCCAGTGGATCCCACGCGCCCTCCCCCTCCAGGGTTCCTGTTCGGATGGTTGGTAATTCGACTGGCGTGATTGCCTGGAACTGGCCGTCGGCAAGTGTAAACGGCTGTAAGCGGTTGCCGATCCGAACACCTCGAAGCTTTTCCAGGCGAAGATGCCGACGCGTTCGGCCGCGGTCGTCCTCTTCCACCTCCAAGGAGACGACACCATCGACGATGTATTCAAGCGATGAGGACTCCGCTGTTTCTGACACTAACATCAGACGAATGTTCTCTTCGCGGGCAAGAACGACCAGTTGATTCGTCACTGTCTCGATGTCAGGGGGATCGTCGTGGCGCGCAGCCAAGTACTCGTAGATGAGTTCCCAGCTATCGAATGCGATTGTGAGTTGCGGGGTCACGGCGTTGATCTCCTGGATCCATTCGAGGAGCGAATCCAGATCGAGTTTCTCGAATGGCACGTCTACGTCCAGTGGGAGTTCGAATGGGTCTTGGGAGAGGTCAAGAATCGCGGTTGTGTCAAGTGAGGAGTGATCGTCGAAGTACATCTCGTGCACCGTCTCCTGATCAACGCGCGTGGACACGTAGAAGATATCACCATCCCGGTTCAACACATCGAGACCGCGGATCGTGAACAAGGTCTTCCCCGTGCCTGGTGCGCCGTTGACGAGGAGCGATTGCCCGGTATCACCCGTGAAAAACTGGCTGATTTCGCGCGGGAACAGCGCGAGCCCGGTGTGGTCTGTGGGCGGTTGAGCTGGACTGGATGAACTCATTACTTTTCTCCAGTCGGTGACGGTAGAGCATTCCTGACTCGTAGGTGAGGCTTTCTTCGCATACCGACTATACAGGGAGTTTTATGCTCCCCTTACTTAAAAGTACGACTCATTACAGGAGATGAAACGACTGCTGAAACTATACATACCATTTTGTGACGGGCGAGTACAGTTGTGAATGCAATGGCGCAGCCAGATTCCTCAGGCTTGGCAGAAGTGCTGGATCGCGTACTGGACAAAGGTGTCGTCGTGGACGTGTGGGCTCGCGTGTCGCTTGTCGGCATCGAAATCCTGACCGTCGAGGCGCGGGTCGTCGCCGCCTCGGTGGACACCTTCCTCCACTACGCAGAAGAAATCGCCAAAATCGAACAAGCCGAACTTACCGCCGGCGCCGAGGCGGCACCCGAGGCCTGACGCACAGACCTCCCCTTCGGCCCGGCGTAAGAGAGGTGAATAGATTGCACACCATACCATTAACACCCTTCTTTGATACACACTAAACCCATGAGTGTCACAGACAAACGCGACGAGATGAGTACGGCCCGCGAGGAATTCGCGGCGGCACAGTACGAATTCGAATCATACGCTGACGAGTTTGCAGCTGATGTCGCAGCACAACAAGACGAGGTCAATGACCTCGTTGAGGCGATCGGCGACGTCCAGGCGGAGATGACCAGCACGACAGACACATTTCACACCTATGGTGACGAGTTCGCCGCTGAGGTTGACCACCTCCGTGCCGATATTGACGCCCAGCGGGACGTGAACCGTGAACTCCAGGACGCGTTCGAGGCGTATGCTGACACCTTCGCGACAGATGTCGCAGACAAACAAGATATCGGCGATCTCCTGGCTGCGATTGAGGCGCTCCGCACGGAGATGAACACAACCCACGAGACGTTCGACGCATACGCAAACGATTTCGCAGCCGATGTCGCTGCGCTCCGTGATATCTCCGAGTTGGTTGCAGCAATCGACGACCTGCGAGCGGAATTCATCGCCGTGCACGACGCATTTGACGACTACGCTGATGACTTCGATGCCGAGATCTCCCTGTTCCACGCTGCCACCGCGGACCAACGCGACAGCTTCGACGCTACCGCCGACGCCTTCGCAGCGTACCGAGAGGAGTTCCATGGCGAGGAGGTAGAAGCACTGCTCGAGGCGATCGATGACTTCCAGCAGGAGATCGGCGACTTTCGAGCGGAGTTTGCAACGACTGAGGACGCCTTCGCTGCCTTCGCCCGTGACTTCTACGGCCACGAGATCACGGCCGAGGTAGTCGCCGCCGACGCGGAAGCCGAACCCGTGGAGGATGAAGCGGACGTAGACGCGGAAGCAGAGGTCCCTCCAGACGAAGCTGGCGGAGAATCCGCCGGTACCGAGGACGAAGAGACAGAGCCGGTCGAAGTTGAAACGACGGCTCCGGACGCAGAAAGCAGTCCTGTGGACGCGACAGACGAGGCGGAAGCGGGGGACGCAGAGGAGGAGACAGAGGAAGCAGCGCCGGAAGACATGGTTGAGTGCCGGGTCTGTAGCGAATACTATCAGGCGATCACGGAGCCCCATCTCCAGACCCACGATATAACAATTCAGGAGTACCGCGACGAGTACGGTGAGGACATCCCCCTTCGGCCGGATGATCAAGCATGACGAACGAGTCCCGTAAGCGCAAGGTCCGAGGGTCGCAGATCCGCTCCTCACGCGGCGACAAGAAACAGGGGCGATCGCAGAGCCGTGATGATAAGGAGATCGAGCGTCTCGAGAGACAGAACGGCGCTCGTCGTCAGGAGTCGTCCGCCCATATCGACGAGGGGTTCGTCCCGGAGGAACAGTCCTTCGTCGAGACCGAATCGGTCAATCGAGTCGAAACGCGGATGGAGCGGTGGCTCGACGTCGGACGACCCACTCACCTGATCGGACCGACCGGCTGTGGGAAAACGTCGCTGGCGATGCACGTCGCGCGCGAGCGCGATCGGCCGGTCGTCTGGATCAATGGTGACGCCGAACTCACGACCAGCGATCTCGTCGGCGAATACGCCGAAAAAGAGCGTATCTCGGAGCGCGACCAGTTCATCCACAACGTCGTCAAGAGCAAGGACATCATCCGTGACCGGTGGGTTGACAACCCCCTGACGCTCGCTGTGCAAGAGGGGGCGACGCTGGTCTACAACGAGTTCTCCCGAACCAAGCCCGTCGCGAACAACGTGCTGTTGTCGGTCTTCGAGGAGGGTGTGCTCGAACTGCCGGGGAAACGCGGTAAATCCCGGTACGTGGACGTGCATCCCGAGTTCCGAACCATCCTGACCTCTAACTCCGTCGAGTACGCCGGCGTCCACGAGCCGCAAGACGCCCTGCTCGACCGCCTCATCGGGATCTACATGGACTTCTACGATCTCGACACGGAGATCGAGATCGTCCGGGCGCACGTCGACGGGTCGACCGGCACGAACGTCGAGGACATCGTGCAGGTCCTGCGTGAACTCCGCGGGCGGCTCGATATCACCGTGGGCACCCGGGCCGCAATCATGGCTGCCGAAGGCGCCACCACCGTCGACACCGTCGACCAGGCCGTCCTGACCGACGTCTGTACCGACGTGCTGGCATCGAAGGTTGCCCAGCGGAGCGACGTTCGCGAGCTGCGCGAGGAGATAGAATCCGCGATCGAAGACATGGAAGTCAGCCTTTCTTAAGATCCGGGGTCTCTACATAGAAGCATGGCAGATCCAGCAAACGATCAATCTGAACGCGAAGAAGGCGACGAGGACGACGAGACACCACCAGCGTCCGACGGGGAGTCCTCGCCGTCGGCCGATTCATTCACTCTCGCCGACGCGCAGACGCGCGCACAAGAGGCGGCACAGGACCTGTTGGAACACCAGTTCGAGGGAATCATCAAAGCCGAGTCGAACGACGAAGGCTGGCGGACCGTCAT
This genomic window contains:
- a CDS encoding PadR family transcriptional regulator; its protein translation is MDDLLEELTADINADATISVTVSDLESVIDSNGASVHDDQPHDEGAAQRYTDTPLTDDAVATIDGWLDNDQLHTISDEIVTEHIDAILLLLIAVRDGACGKELLQDIRRLFGTDLSPGTVYPHLSNLADDGILEMQKLSKRKVYRLPAPDAAFTRIDHAADQLLLFSFVLKAALTDCKANQSQSQSHRSETDE
- a CDS encoding gas vesicle protein GvpD basic region 2 domain-containing protein, translated to MSSSSPAQPPTDHTGLALFPREISQFFTGDTGQSLLVNGAPGTGKTLFTIRGLDVLNRDGDIFYVSTRVDQETVHEMYFDDHSSLDTTAILDLSQDPFELPLDVDVPFEKLDLDSLLEWIQEINAVTPQLTIAFDSWELIYEYLAARHDDPPDIETVTNQLVVLAREENIRLMLVSETAESSSLEYIVDGVVSLEVEEDDRGRTRRHLRLEKLRGVRIGNRLQPFTLADGQFQAITPVELPTIRTGTLEGEGAWDPLANSKAKFSTGIRDLDRILSGGYNRGSVVHLDLGPDLSRDAWSVLTLPTIRNFLAQEMSVAVVPPREGSPGLLHNDLNTVHSPQVFNTYCHVFETYAGPSDDADRYDQLDTDASAAEMAATTTADDAATPAHETDEQADEPRSMDAVTGGDQSHPIDDDLELPIEGEQLAYEPYIAYVEQVRAESETPLLHVISMDTAQEAFETRLGDFANYVALHNDLTLLITKPDTELRTRADWVADMHFRLERLGDAIILYGENPLTPLHGIGISQSESIPEISLTEMV
- the gvpA gene encoding gas vesicle protein GvpA, whose protein sequence is MAQPDSSGLAEVLDRVLDKGVVVDVWARVSLVGIEILTVEARVVAASVDTFLHYAEEIAKIEQAELTAGAEAAPEA
- a CDS encoding gas vesicle protein GvpC; protein product: MSVTDKRDEMSTAREEFAAAQYEFESYADEFAADVAAQQDEVNDLVEAIGDVQAEMTSTTDTFHTYGDEFAAEVDHLRADIDAQRDVNRELQDAFEAYADTFATDVADKQDIGDLLAAIEALRTEMNTTHETFDAYANDFAADVAALRDISELVAAIDDLRAEFIAVHDAFDDYADDFDAEISLFHAATADQRDSFDATADAFAAYREEFHGEEVEALLEAIDDFQQEIGDFRAEFATTEDAFAAFARDFYGHEITAEVVAADAEAEPVEDEADVDAEAEVPPDEAGGESAGTEDEETEPVEVETTAPDAESSPVDATDEAEAGDAEEETEEAAPEDMVECRVCSEYYQAITEPHLQTHDITIQEYRDEYGEDIPLRPDDQA
- the gvpN gene encoding gas vesicle protein GvpN is translated as MTNESRKRKVRGSQIRSSRGDKKQGRSQSRDDKEIERLERQNGARRQESSAHIDEGFVPEEQSFVETESVNRVETRMERWLDVGRPTHLIGPTGCGKTSLAMHVARERDRPVVWINGDAELTTSDLVGEYAEKERISERDQFIHNVVKSKDIIRDRWVDNPLTLAVQEGATLVYNEFSRTKPVANNVLLSVFEEGVLELPGKRGKSRYVDVHPEFRTILTSNSVEYAGVHEPQDALLDRLIGIYMDFYDLDTEIEIVRAHVDGSTGTNVEDIVQVLRELRGRLDITVGTRAAIMAAEGATTVDTVDQAVLTDVCTDVLASKVAQRSDVRELREEIESAIEDMEVSLS
- a CDS encoding gas vesicle protein — translated: MADPANDQSEREEGDEDDETPPASDGESSPSADSFTLADAQTRAQEAAQDLLEHQFEGIIKAESNDEGWRTVIEVVERNAVPDTQDIIGRYEITLDETGDVTSYELLERYRRGDMKEEL